One window of the Streptomyces sp. ITFR-21 genome contains the following:
- a CDS encoding ABC transporter substrate-binding protein: MFSRKSTRRVGAALSAVALAAMVAACSSSGSGGGGKSSDVIKVGVLSSNNPTFALVSSQTISAAKAAAANIKTPGGQKLEVVPIENDGTPADAVQTVSRAVREDNVHFITGFFTSAIAAALSKQASQLGVVVLDADSKDPSLTAANCSNNYFRIAMSSVTFTRGAISVGLTKNAKTWDIVAADDATGHGAAEEFARQAKAAGITIVKQVFTPNGASDYAPYISKLKASPADALLVPLSGEDGQTFAKQANSFGLFPSYKLILGESLLSASDLAEGSALKGVQEVLTWNPDSASAEAATFLKEFPPQNKGVAAWWLPADVYSTFEVIGQAVNTAGSTDSDKIIKALAGSTHNTLSGPIQIRAADHQSLRPLVLVQVSIVNGKPELKTVRQIPVGDVSPAADSACKL; this comes from the coding sequence ATGTTTTCTCGGAAGTCGACGCGCCGCGTCGGTGCCGCGCTGTCCGCTGTGGCGCTGGCCGCCATGGTCGCCGCCTGCTCGTCAAGCGGGTCCGGAGGTGGTGGTAAGAGCAGCGACGTCATCAAGGTCGGCGTGCTGTCCTCGAACAACCCGACGTTCGCCCTCGTGAGTTCGCAGACCATCTCGGCCGCCAAGGCCGCCGCCGCCAACATCAAGACCCCCGGCGGACAGAAGCTGGAGGTCGTCCCGATCGAGAACGACGGCACACCCGCGGACGCGGTGCAGACCGTCAGTCGCGCCGTCCGGGAGGACAACGTCCACTTCATCACCGGCTTCTTCACCTCCGCCATCGCCGCCGCGCTGAGCAAGCAGGCGTCGCAGCTCGGCGTCGTGGTCCTCGACGCCGACTCGAAGGACCCGAGCCTGACCGCGGCGAACTGTTCGAACAACTACTTCCGCATCGCGATGAGCAGCGTGACGTTCACGCGTGGCGCGATCAGCGTCGGCCTGACCAAGAACGCCAAGACGTGGGACATCGTCGCCGCCGACGACGCGACCGGACACGGGGCGGCCGAGGAGTTCGCCCGGCAGGCGAAGGCGGCCGGCATCACGATCGTCAAGCAGGTCTTCACGCCCAACGGCGCCAGCGACTACGCCCCCTACATCAGCAAGCTCAAAGCCAGTCCGGCCGACGCCCTGCTGGTGCCGTTGTCCGGTGAGGACGGCCAGACCTTCGCCAAACAGGCCAACTCCTTCGGCCTGTTCCCCTCCTACAAGCTGATCCTCGGCGAATCGCTGCTGTCGGCCTCCGACCTCGCCGAAGGCAGTGCGCTCAAGGGCGTCCAGGAGGTGCTCACGTGGAACCCGGACTCCGCCTCGGCTGAGGCCGCGACCTTCCTGAAGGAGTTCCCGCCCCAGAACAAGGGCGTTGCGGCCTGGTGGCTGCCCGCGGACGTGTACTCGACGTTCGAGGTCATCGGGCAGGCCGTGAACACGGCTGGTTCGACCGACTCGGACAAGATCATCAAGGCGCTGGCCGGGTCCACGCACAACACGCTGTCCGGGCCCATCCAGATTCGTGCCGCCGACCACCAGTCGCTGCGCCCGCTGGTGCTGGTGCAGGTCAGCATCGTCAACGGCAAGCCCGAGCTGAAGACGGTGCGCCAAATCCCGGTCGGCGACGTGTCGCCGGCCGCGGACAGCGCCTGCAAGCTCTGA
- a CDS encoding fumarylacetoacetate hydrolase family protein, translated as MKLAVFNDYRVGVVVGDEVVDVSAVLPELFERWPIQRINWLIEHWDELGPQVRAAAEDHAQAHRVADVTLRAASPAPRQLFALPANFHKHLTELGTRSVSKGRTAREQGFFLKSAGSVIGAGEEIVLPHGSARRFDHECELAVVIGKSGRDVPRADAMDLVFGFSTLIDLTMRIEPGEFEEERSMRKSFESFTPVGPYLVTAAEVGPLEGLVSRLSVNGELRQRAPLRDLIVDVPEAIELITSVVPVFPGDVIAMGTPQGVGPVGPGDSVTIGIDDVGQMTLPVRARAAASPRPY; from the coding sequence GTGAAACTGGCCGTCTTCAACGACTACCGCGTCGGAGTCGTCGTCGGTGACGAGGTCGTCGACGTCAGCGCCGTTCTGCCCGAGTTGTTCGAACGGTGGCCGATTCAGCGGATCAACTGGCTCATCGAGCACTGGGACGAGCTCGGGCCGCAGGTCCGCGCCGCAGCCGAGGACCACGCGCAGGCGCACCGTGTGGCCGACGTGACCCTCCGTGCCGCGAGCCCGGCCCCGAGGCAGTTGTTCGCCCTGCCCGCGAACTTCCACAAGCACCTGACCGAGCTCGGTACGCGCTCGGTGTCGAAGGGGCGCACCGCCCGCGAACAGGGCTTTTTCCTCAAGAGCGCCGGCTCCGTCATCGGCGCTGGCGAGGAGATCGTTCTGCCGCACGGGTCCGCACGCCGTTTCGATCACGAGTGCGAGCTCGCGGTCGTCATCGGCAAGTCCGGCCGCGACGTGCCGCGAGCCGATGCGATGGATCTCGTGTTCGGGTTCTCGACGCTGATCGACCTCACGATGCGGATAGAGCCGGGGGAGTTCGAAGAAGAGCGCTCCATGCGCAAGTCCTTCGAGAGCTTCACGCCGGTCGGCCCGTACCTGGTGACCGCCGCCGAGGTCGGCCCGCTGGAGGGGCTCGTGAGTCGGCTTTCGGTCAACGGCGAGCTGCGCCAACGCGCCCCGCTGCGCGATCTCATCGTCGACGTGCCGGAGGCGATCGAACTGATCACGTCGGTTGTGCCGGTGTTCCCGGGAGACGTCATCGCGATGGGCACGCCGCAAGGCGTCGGCCCGGTCGGGCCCGGAGACTCGGTGACCATCGGCATCGACGACGTCGGGCAGATGACACTGCCGGTCCGCGCCCGCGCGGCCGCGTCACCGAGGCCGTACTGA
- a CDS encoding cupin domain-containing protein, which translates to MTSTTHDTTDTSTTDFTERLAAVGLRIQQPGDVPIFTPEPKPTMVPMHWKWSQLSGLIDELSEHLSLAPGSGRRTLKLTNPGLEFGTTPTFWASIQYILPGEVATAHRHTPEAFRFVMSGHGCRTTVNGENYEMHAGDLVLTPSWDWHDHVHHGEEPMIWLDVLDISLVRFFDSIFFENYSADVQPVDEVPDAGYRRFGSGLLRPVGAVATGNDNPLLAYPKAQADAAVAQAAGLPADPVDDVILEYQDPTTGNPVMKTLSMKTQLLRNGFRGRSVQHTGSKVYWVIDGSGTTEVAGRRFEWSKGDFFAIPSWAPHRHENASGADARLFRVDDSPLLRAAGLYVERPVQDETISR; encoded by the coding sequence TTGACCTCCACAACGCATGACACCACTGACACGAGCACAACGGACTTCACCGAGCGCCTCGCCGCGGTCGGTCTTCGGATTCAGCAGCCCGGCGACGTACCGATCTTCACACCTGAGCCGAAGCCGACGATGGTGCCGATGCACTGGAAGTGGTCACAGCTGTCGGGCCTGATCGACGAGCTGAGCGAGCATCTGTCGCTGGCCCCGGGCAGCGGACGTCGCACTCTCAAGCTCACCAACCCCGGCCTGGAGTTCGGCACGACACCGACGTTCTGGGCCTCGATTCAGTACATCCTCCCGGGCGAGGTCGCCACCGCGCACCGGCACACGCCCGAGGCGTTCCGGTTTGTCATGTCCGGGCACGGCTGCCGCACGACGGTCAACGGTGAGAACTACGAGATGCACGCCGGCGACCTCGTGCTGACCCCGAGCTGGGACTGGCACGACCATGTGCATCACGGCGAGGAGCCGATGATCTGGCTCGACGTCCTCGACATCTCGCTCGTGCGCTTCTTCGACTCGATCTTCTTCGAGAACTACTCGGCCGACGTGCAGCCGGTCGACGAGGTCCCCGACGCGGGCTACCGCAGGTTCGGATCAGGCCTGCTGCGCCCGGTCGGCGCCGTCGCGACCGGCAACGACAACCCGCTGCTGGCCTACCCCAAGGCCCAGGCGGATGCCGCCGTCGCGCAGGCCGCCGGACTGCCGGCCGACCCGGTCGACGATGTCATCCTCGAATACCAGGACCCGACCACCGGCAACCCGGTCATGAAGACGCTGTCGATGAAGACACAGTTGCTGCGCAACGGCTTCCGAGGCCGGTCGGTCCAGCACACGGGGAGCAAGGTCTACTGGGTGATCGACGGTTCCGGCACGACCGAGGTGGCCGGCCGGCGATTCGAGTGGAGCAAGGGCGACTTCTTCGCGATCCCGTCCTGGGCCCCGCACCGGCACGAGAACGCCTCCGGTGCCGACGCGCGGCTGTTCCGCGTCGACGACTCCCCGTTGCTGCGCGCGGCCGGCCTCTACGTCGAGCGCCCGGTGCAGGACGAGACGATCAGCCGGTGA
- a CDS encoding PrpF domain-containing protein, whose translation MMSEDRGYRAAFYRGGTSKALVFNRADLPAREEWASIFLRAMGSPDPTGRQLDGMGGGLSSLSKVCIVEPSDHPDADVDFTFAQVQIRESVVDFAGNCGNMSAAIGPFAVDEALVVVEDGTATVRIRNVNTDKIMHATFEVRQGRAVSAGKLAIPGVAGTGAPVKLDFLAPGGATTGTLLPAGAATVELSTPEHGTFAVSMVDAANACAFVSAEAVGLTGVEMPEDLERRGDVLETLMSIRLSASVAMGIAPDRYTAAARPVVPFIAVVAPGRAFVTLDGVAVTGDESDLAIRMMSSGQPHRAIPMTGAICAAAAAAIPGTILHDIAGARPTLRLGTPSGVITVAAEPDTDHGGGSAVAGVRSASIFRTWRRLFDGTVYPR comes from the coding sequence ATGATGAGCGAAGACCGCGGCTATCGCGCCGCCTTCTATCGCGGAGGCACCAGTAAAGCTCTGGTGTTCAACCGCGCGGACCTGCCCGCACGCGAGGAGTGGGCGTCGATCTTCCTCCGCGCGATGGGCAGCCCCGACCCGACCGGGCGCCAGCTCGACGGCATGGGCGGCGGACTGTCCTCGCTGTCGAAGGTCTGCATCGTCGAACCGTCCGATCACCCCGACGCCGACGTCGACTTCACCTTCGCGCAGGTGCAGATCCGTGAGTCGGTCGTCGACTTCGCCGGCAACTGCGGCAACATGTCGGCGGCCATCGGCCCGTTCGCGGTCGACGAAGCCCTGGTCGTCGTCGAGGACGGGACGGCGACGGTCCGGATCCGCAACGTCAACACCGACAAGATCATGCACGCGACGTTCGAGGTCCGGCAGGGTCGGGCAGTCAGCGCCGGGAAACTCGCCATTCCCGGCGTAGCCGGCACGGGGGCACCGGTGAAGCTCGACTTTCTCGCGCCCGGCGGGGCCACCACGGGCACCCTCTTGCCCGCCGGGGCCGCGACCGTCGAACTGTCCACGCCTGAGCACGGGACCTTCGCTGTGTCGATGGTCGACGCGGCCAACGCCTGCGCGTTCGTGTCCGCGGAGGCGGTGGGCCTCACCGGCGTGGAGATGCCCGAAGACCTCGAACGCCGCGGCGACGTGCTGGAGACGCTGATGTCGATCCGGCTCAGCGCATCGGTGGCGATGGGGATCGCGCCCGACCGGTACACGGCCGCGGCGAGGCCGGTGGTGCCGTTCATCGCCGTCGTCGCGCCGGGCCGGGCTTTCGTCACGCTCGACGGGGTCGCCGTGACGGGCGACGAGTCCGATCTGGCGATACGGATGATGTCCAGCGGCCAGCCGCATCGCGCGATACCGATGACCGGTGCGATCTGCGCCGCGGCGGCGGCCGCGATCCCGGGGACGATCCTGCACGACATCGCCGGCGCGAGGCCGACTCTGCGGCTGGGAACCCCGTCCGGAGTCATCACGGTCGCGGCGGAGCCCGACACCGATCACGGTGGGGGCTCGGCCGTTGCCGGGGTGAGGTCGGCTTCGATCTTCCGTACGTGGCGGCGTCTGTTCGACGGCACGGTCTATCCGCGGTGA
- a CDS encoding quinone oxidoreductase family protein: MVRAIGISRYGDASVLEQWDRPLTRPGPGEVLVRVEFAGINFMDVHTRQGKYATSHTYPVRLPTGLGMEGAGIVVEAGDGVSGFDAGARVAWCLSWGSYADYAIVPARRLAPVPPELELSQAAASIFQGLTAHYLAHDVGRLSPRSTCLVHAASGAVGRLLVQYAHALGATVIASTSSPAKAEIVRNLGADHVLRYDQPNLADQVRALTGGAGADVVYDAIGSPTLRESIRATAVRGLVVNYGSVAGNVDDLSPIELGEAGSLFLTRPRLADHVRDLETFRSRAASVFTALARGTLSVEPGPVYSFDRVAEAHAALEGRRQQGKSLLDPHR; the protein is encoded by the coding sequence GTGGTACGTGCGATAGGGATCAGCCGTTACGGCGACGCGAGCGTCCTGGAGCAGTGGGACCGGCCCCTCACCCGCCCGGGACCGGGTGAGGTGCTGGTTCGCGTCGAGTTCGCCGGGATCAACTTCATGGACGTCCACACCCGGCAGGGCAAGTACGCGACCTCGCACACCTATCCGGTGCGGCTGCCGACCGGCCTGGGGATGGAGGGCGCGGGGATCGTCGTCGAGGCCGGCGACGGCGTGAGCGGTTTCGACGCCGGGGCCCGCGTCGCGTGGTGTCTGTCGTGGGGGAGCTACGCCGACTACGCGATCGTGCCGGCGCGGCGCCTCGCACCGGTCCCGCCGGAGCTGGAACTCTCCCAGGCAGCCGCGTCGATCTTCCAGGGCCTCACCGCTCACTATCTCGCCCACGATGTCGGCCGTCTCAGTCCACGCAGCACCTGTCTGGTGCACGCCGCATCCGGCGCTGTGGGACGGCTGTTGGTGCAGTACGCCCATGCGCTGGGCGCGACGGTGATCGCCTCGACGAGCTCGCCGGCCAAGGCCGAGATCGTCCGTAACCTCGGCGCGGACCACGTCCTGCGCTACGACCAGCCCAACCTCGCCGACCAGGTGCGGGCGTTGACCGGCGGCGCCGGTGCCGACGTGGTCTACGACGCGATCGGTTCGCCGACGCTGCGCGAGAGCATCAGGGCCACCGCCGTGCGCGGGCTGGTTGTCAACTACGGCTCGGTCGCCGGCAACGTCGATGATCTGAGCCCGATCGAACTCGGCGAGGCAGGGTCGCTGTTCCTGACCAGACCTCGGCTCGCCGATCATGTACGTGACCTGGAGACCTTCCGATCGCGTGCGGCCAGCGTGTTCACCGCGCTGGCCCGCGGCACCCTGTCGGTCGAGCCCGGCCCGGTCTACTCCTTCGACCGGGTCGCCGAGGCGCACGCGGCGCTCGAAGGACGCCGTCAGCAGGGCAAGTCGCTGCTGGACCCCCACCGCTGA